A region of Alkalibaculum bacchi DNA encodes the following proteins:
- a CDS encoding oligosaccharide flippase family protein, which produces MIRFIKNSSLYLLTTIILNASSFLLLPYYTRLISPDEFGNIYLMQTISTILGMIASIQIQTSITRYYYDYKENTQKLKNMYSSIICYTFLQSTIIYGFVFYMNSKIFWFLEIEFFPYMAFFLISSYLLIFYNLVLSLLYVEEKARVISIISILAGIISIILTIILVNKFDDKIYGFALSKLLSAIFYFILFIYFSKDYFTIKFRMTDIKEYITFSLQRLPTGFSSWLVTFADRFMVYGYIGAYENGLYSTGYKMGQIPDLIYNAINQAYVPYVFNNYTNQNDKNNTKLIEIANYMFTLFIFVIFILIVFSKELIFILDRRYKDSLGIMIIILMAYGLNGIKLIFHCPMDYVKKYGKIKSIIWMSSAVINVILNAILIPKFGVYGAAIATLISYIVTIIPTIYFSNKAIYIKYDYVKMFKVTMISIIYSFLFLFDISILNLIMKIMVTIFYMLVLIKVNDIKICDVKNTIIQMKR; this is translated from the coding sequence TTGATAAGATTTATTAAAAACTCTTCATTATATCTTTTAACTACTATTATACTTAATGCATCTTCATTTTTGCTTTTACCATATTATACACGACTGATATCGCCAGATGAGTTTGGAAATATATATTTAATGCAGACAATATCAACCATATTAGGTATGATTGCGTCAATTCAAATCCAAACTTCAATAACTAGATACTATTATGATTATAAAGAAAATACTCAAAAATTAAAAAATATGTACTCATCAATTATCTGTTATACTTTTCTTCAATCAACGATTATATACGGATTTGTTTTTTATATGAATTCAAAAATATTTTGGTTTTTAGAGATAGAGTTTTTCCCATATATGGCTTTTTTTCTAATATCAAGTTACCTGCTAATATTCTATAACTTAGTATTATCTTTACTTTACGTTGAGGAAAAGGCAAGAGTAATTTCAATAATATCAATATTAGCTGGTATTATATCAATTATTTTAACTATTATTCTTGTCAATAAATTCGATGATAAAATTTATGGATTTGCTTTATCTAAACTATTGAGTGCAATATTTTACTTTATATTGTTCATTTATTTCTCTAAAGACTATTTTACTATAAAGTTTAGAATGACTGACATAAAAGAATATATCACATTTTCGTTGCAGAGATTACCAACTGGATTTTCTTCTTGGTTAGTAACATTTGCTGATCGTTTTATGGTTTATGGATATATTGGAGCCTATGAAAATGGTTTATATTCAACAGGATATAAAATGGGACAAATTCCGGATTTAATTTATAATGCCATTAATCAAGCATATGTACCATATGTTTTTAATAATTATACAAACCAGAATGATAAGAATAATACTAAATTAATTGAGATTGCGAATTATATGTTTACACTATTTATTTTTGTGATATTTATTTTAATTGTTTTTTCAAAAGAATTAATTTTCATCTTAGATCGAAGGTATAAGGATTCATTGGGAATAATGATTATAATTTTAATGGCATATGGGTTAAATGGAATTAAACTGATATTTCATTGTCCAATGGATTATGTTAAGAAATATGGAAAGATTAAGTCAATAATTTGGATGTCTTCAGCAGTAATAAATGTAATTTTAAATGCAATACTAATTCCTAAGTTTGGAGTGTATGGTGCAGCTATAGCAACACTTATCTCATATATAGTAACAATAATACCAACAATATATTTTTCTAATAAAGCAATATACATAAAGTATGATTATGTTAAAATGTTCAAAGTAACTATGATATCCATAATTTATTCCTTTTTATTTTTATTTGATATATCAATTTTGAATCTGATAATGAAAATAATGGTTACTATTTTTTATATGTTAGTTTTAATAAAAGTAAATGATATCAAGATTTGTGATGTAAAAAATACAATAATTCAAATGAAGAGGTGA